The genomic DNA GGTGGAGTTGACCCCGACCAGCTACTGGCTGATGGTCAGATCTTCTCGCTTCGACCTGGGAAGGTCGACTTCTTCCCCGCTTATGCTTTGGACGGTAGCAACGGCTATCAACCGATCAGCAGCCTTTGCGACGTATTGTCCGTTCTCTCGACTCGCATGGACGAGTGGTCTATGGCGGCTTGGTTCCAATCAGAAAATTCGTCTCTGGGCGGTATCGCCCCCAAAGCCTTGCTGTCATCCGCCCCAGAATGGGTGCTAGCTGCGGCAAAGAAAAAGCCAAGAGGAAGACGTGTGATTAGATGAACGGCTTCAGATTGCATACCGTGACGCGCCCGATGGATAGTGTCTCAGGGGATCAAAGATGAGCAGTCAACCAGCTCCCCGCAACGATCGTAACTGGCGACCCGTCTTCCATGATTGCTATTCGACGGTGATCAAGGCGGTTGATGCTCGATATGACGTTCGCGGTTATTTGTTATCAGAGTTGGTGAAGCTGTGCCTGAAAAATCGGGCCACAGTTCCGCTAGCCCGGCGAGCCTACTACGAGGGATGCGTTCAGAAGGAAGCCATAGCTTTTCTGGAGCGTTATACCTCCCACTTGCTATTCGGCCCAGGCGGCCGACTCTCGCCGCAGGAATACCGATACGGCGCATATTGATGCTCTCCAAGGCCCAACTCTGGCGTAATCATTTGTCCCAACGTTGGCAGAGGCTTCATGATGAAAATCACTGGTCGTGTAGAAACAGAAGCGGTGGTCGACGTGAGCTGCGACGTATGCGGCTCCTCCACACGTTTGGAAAACGGCAGCCTGCAGTATGGGGTGCTCCAGGCGCACTGGGGCTTTGGTGCACTGCATGACGGAGAGCGCTATGAGGTACACCTATGTGAACCTTGCTTCTTCCAAACCATCGCTTACCTCAAGCAAGAGCGGCGCACAGCCAACATGTTTGAAGGTGATCCGCAGCAGCCCGAGGATGACTTCGGCCTCGCTTCCAGGGATGACTTCTTCCGTGATGGTCATTGATTTGAAAGCCAAACCAGCCATGCTACTTCGGCTTTTTAGGTGAGGACGGGGACTGTGAGTCCACGTATCGATGGAAGGCTAGTGCTAGGTCTTCGTCGGTCGCCTTTGGAAGCGGTTTACGACGAGGCGCTTTGACCGGAGCGTTCTCATCCGGTTGGGTGATCTGCCTCAGTAGGGTGCGCTCAGTCTCGGTAGCCGACGAATCGAAGACCCTTGTCTGTACACGCTGATCACGGTCTGTCCTGTTAAAACTCACCACGTTCGACTTGTATTCAACAGGTAAGTCAAATGGACAGCGCAGGTCCAAATGCCCGCCTTGATTGCCTTTGCTAATGGCCAACAACTGCAGTTCTTCGACCTCTTTCGAGCTGGTGGTATACGCGCTCGATCGGTAAGCCTTGTGGAGGTCGTCGATTTCAATCCGGTTTCTGCCAGCGACTCGGCATTCGATGTAGGCAAGCTTTAGCAGTTGCACGACAAGCCGTTTGAGACCAAAAGTGGAACGGTAAAGCTCAGCCGCAAATTCATCCTTACCTGAACGGATACGGCCGCCACTGACCCTCATACACTCGCCTACGTATTCTGCCCAATCCTGGCTCCTTGGATCCTCGGGCAGCATTATCCTGGGTTGGGAAAGCAGCCTCTGCTTGTCCTCACTGTTGCGACGAAACAGCGTAAGCGTCCGGCGAACTCACCTTGCGTAAGTCAGGCCGGCACCCACTGATGCGGCAGCAACTGTCCGATCTCACTGGCCCGTTGGGTCGGCAGCCGCGTCAGCACATCTTTGAGATAGGCATACGGATCATGCCCATTCATGCGCGCCGACTGGATCAAACTCATGATTGCCGCAGCCCGCTTACCGCTGCGCAGGGATCCCGCAAATAACCAGTTCGAGCGCCCGAGTGCCCATGGCCGTATCTGGTTTTCGACCTGGTTGTTGTCGATGGGCACAGCCCCATCATCCAGGTAGCGGGTCAGCGCTACCCAGCGTTTCAGGCTGTAATCGAGGGCTTTGGCCGTGGCTGATCCGTTGGGCACCAAGTCGCGCTGGGCCAACATCCAGTCATGCAGTGTTTTGAGGATCGGCACCGCCAATTCTTGTCGTATTCGCCAGCGCTCTTCATCACTCATGTCCCGCGCCTGACGTTCGACCTCGTACAAGCCGCTGATCGAGTGCAGGGCCTGTTCAGCCAGCTGACTTTTGTTCGCCACGTGCAAATCAAAGAACTTGCGCCGGGCGTGGGCCATGCAGCCGATTTCAGTGATGCCTTGTTCGAAACCGGCTTTGTAGCCAGCGAAGTCGTCGCAGACCAACTTGCCGTTCCAGTCACCCAGGAAGTTGCGCGCATGTTCGCCAGCACGGCTTGGGCTGAAGTCGTAAACCACCGCGTTGAGCCCTGAAAACGGCGTCGTGCTGTACGCCCAGACATAGGCCCGGTGGGTTTTCTTCTCGCCTGGCGCAAGCATTTGCACCGGTGTCTCATCAGCGTGGATCACGCCCTGGTTCAGCACGGCTTCACGCAGTGCATCGACCAGTGGCTGAAGCCGCACGCCGGTTTGTCCGACCCACTGCGCCAGGGTCGAGCGAGCAATTGCCAGCCCGGCACGGCCAAAGATTTTCTCCTGCCGGTACAGCGGCAAGTGATCGGCAAACTTGGCCACCATCACGTGGGCCAACAAACCTGTGGTCGGGATACCTTTGTCGATAACCTGGGCTGGCACCGGGGCCTGGATCAGGGTTTCGCACTGGCGACAGGCCCATTTGCCCCGCACATGTTGCTCGACGGTAAACACGCCCGGCGTGTAATCCAGCTTCTCGCTGACGTCTTCGCCGATGCGTTGAAGTTGGCAGCCACAGACGCACTGGGTGTTTTCGGGTTCGTGACGAATCACCGTGCGTGGAAACTGCGGCGGCAAAGGCGCACGTTTCGGGGATTGTCGTGGTTCGGCCTGTGGCGCATCTGGGAGAAGCTGTTTTAGCTCGGCCTCGATAGCTTCAAGGTCTGTGTCGAGCAGGTCATCCAGCAAGCTGCTTTGCGCCGGGCTGATTTGCTCGCTGCGCTTGGCAAACTTGTGCCGTTTGAGCAGGGCGATTTCGAACTTGAACTGTTCGATGAGGATTTCATCGTTCTGAATCTTCCTGCTCATCGCCTCGACCTGGGATTGCAATTGCAACGCCTGTGCCGCCAAGGCACGAAGCTGTTCCGGGGTCATCTGGTCGAGGTTGGGCGAGAAAGTCATGCCGCCGATTGTGCCAGAGCAGGCGCGGGGCGACGACAAGTAGACCGGCCAAATGGCCGGCGTTTACAGCATGCTAATCACACCGCCTGCACCGACGCGCTGCCACGGCAGGCCCAGCACCAACGCCTGGAGTTGTTCGCTGTCGAGTTCGACCTCGCAGCCGTGGCGAATGCCGGGCCAGTGGAACTTGCCTTGGTTCAGTCGACGCGCTGCCAGCCAGACACCGACGCCATCGTGCACCAGCACTTTCATCCGGTTAGCCTGGCGATTGGCGAACAGATAAGCGCAGTGCGGCTTCGCCGCACCGAACACCGCAATCACCCGAGCTAATGCTGTCTCGGTGCCAGCGCGCATGTCCATCGGCTCGGTGGCCAGCCAGATGGCATCGATGCGGATCATTGAGCGAAAGCCCGAATAAATTGCGCACAACCCTCGGGATCCGAGGCTGGCCATTTCACCGTGATCACTTGCCCGGCCACGGGCAACTCGATGATCACTGACGCTTCGACTGGCCGTTTAGGTGCGGCTTTTAGCGGGACGAAAGCTGGTAGTGAAGCCGCTGCGGGCTGATCTCGATAGAGCGGCAGCCATTTGCGGATGACGTTGGCATTGATGCCGTGGTTGATGGCGACACTGGACACGGTTGCGCCAGGTTGCAGGCATTCCTGAACGACCTGGGCTTTGAACGGTTTCGGATAAGAGCTTCGTTGGCGCATAGAAATCCTGGCGATAAGGGTGATCGCGTCCGCTTAAAAATACGCGGACACCATCGCCCTTAATGCTGGAGTTCGGAAGGTGAGTTCGCCGGACGCTTACGTACCAGCCTGGAAGTGCGGGCAAGCTAGCTCAGTTTGCTGTATGCCCGGCATGCGACAACCCTGTCCAGCTGGTTGGGCTGTATGAGCTACCGCCTAACGTGAAGAACCCATTCGGGAAACATGCTACTAAGAGCATTCGCGGCATCGCTCCATTTGATAGTGAGGCCCGTAACGATTGCCCGTACTTCAAGCCTCGCCAGCATAAGAAAACAGAACGAAAAACCAGGTTTGACGGCGTCCCGCGGAAGATTCTCAAGCTATTGATCGAACAGTTCGATCGCGTGGTTTACATCCTGGAGAAAGAGACCCAACTGGTCCTTTCCGAGAACGCGTTGAGAGGCATGCTGCAGCGTTACAAGGGAGAGCGTGGCTACCTCTATACCGGCGCGACGCTTCGCAATGTGCCATGGATCTTTGCTTACATGTCGGACGCCACCCGCCTGTTTGGCCAGAAGGTCAGTGGAAATGCTGAGCTGGTGAAAGCTATTGCCGCTGAGGTGCCGGGGGCGGAAATCAGCAGCACTGGTCGGCTGGAATCGAAGAAGGTGCCTGGTTCGAAGGCGGCATATTTTGATCTCAAAATGAGTTTCATCCGCCATCGAATCGTCAAAGACAGTGAAGCGTCTGGCTTGGTTGAAAGCATGGAGTTTGTAGTGTCACAGCCTCGCGGAGGTGAGCTTGAGCACATTCACAAGGAAGTCATCAAATTCGATTCGGCTTGGTTCGAATCTCTTATCCGGATGCCGGTTGATCATCCTTATCGCAGAATGGATAGAGTGAAGATGGCCCGGGAGGAACTGGGCGATCTGCTGGAGCTGACTCAGGCCTGAGGAGGCCTGCTGTAAACCACTTTTTTTCACTGTAAACCACAGTGGTTTACAGTGAAAAAAGTGGTTTACAACGTAGCTATGACACGCGCCCTGGCCACTCCCCAGGCCAGCGCGCTCCTCATTGGTTCGTTCAGCCGGACGTCGAACACCTGTGCTGCTCGGGGCCTTGCCACGCCGCGGTGTCCTATAATTCATCTTCAGCTGAATGGAGCAAAATGTTGTGAAGCGCACATTCATTGGAATGGTCGAGGCTGGTGAGCCACTGATGAGGCAAGCGCTTGAAGCTATCCGACAGGCCCACGAAGCGGAGGCTGCTGGATTGCCAGACCTTGAGGTACAGCGTCTTCACCTATTGGCAGATTCGCTCTATCAGGCGGTCATTGATTTTCAGCTCCTCAAAGCAGGTAAACCACCGTCGACTATCCAGTGAGGACCTGCCGCTACATGACGAAAAAGATACCAGCTCTTCTCCCCGACCACCCCATGTATACCGACGCAGTGGATGCGATGAAGCAATACCACGAGGCGCAGGCTTCTGGCTCATCTGCCGAAGAGGTTGAGCGCCTGCGTCAAATCGCAGAATCACAATTTCGGGCTGTCAGCGAGTATCAGCTCAACGCTCTGGGATATCAGTCTCGTCGTCCGCACTGAAGGGATAACCGATCCGGAGGTAGCTTCAGAATCCATCAAGCCAAGCGGAAGACTCACGACGCGGTCCGATTGATCAGCGAGACGGTCGGGAGGGTTTGCACACAGCCCCAAAAAAAAAGCAGCTCCCGAGAGCTGCTTTTTTCTTACTCCCCCTTTTTGTGCTTGTGGGGTTTCAGGTCCGGATGGTCCTTCTGCTTTTCAGGGGTGACTCGCTGCCTTTTGTCCGGAGTGCCATCTTCATTGGTGCGCTTTGGGCCTGGCTTGATGCTCATGCAAAACTTCCTTTTCCGCTTGGGTTGTTGAATGCAGCTATGTAATTAGTCCAGCTTCTCTCAGCTGTCAAAGCAGGCTGGTGCAGAACCGCCTGGCCGATGATCCGGTCCACATCGAACATTCAGAGGCCAGAATAAGAGCCTCCGACAAAGGGCTTACAAGGGGCAGTGAAATCCAGCGCTGAGCGATACGAAGACGTCTGGACGTTCATCATGCCGAGCACGGTGTGGAACAGGTTGTCGTGGCTCAGCGGTGACGTGGTTTGAGCTTTCAAACAACCCACGTTGACCTTTTCGCTCTTCGCGAGCGAGTCAGACATCCAAAGTACCAACGGCACCTTTGTTTGCTCGTCAGGAGCCATCGCGTAAGGCAGCCCGTGTAGATAGAGCCCACCCTCCCCCAGCGATTCGCCGTGGTCCGAAACGTACATCAGCGCAGTGTCGAACTTGGTGTTGGCCGCCAGGATATCGATGAGATTTGCAGTCACATAATCGGTGTAGAGGATTGAGTTGTCGTAGGCATTGACCACCTCCTCCTGCTTACATTTGTCGAGCTCGTTGGTCTCGCACACCGGTGCGAATTTCTTGAATTGCGAGGGGTAGCGCTTGTAGTAGGCCGGGCCGTGACTGCCTTTGTAGTGGAGCACCAGGACAGCATCGCCTTCCTGGCGCTTGATGAAGTCTTGCATCTCCGTGAGCAGCACCCCGTCCTTACACTCCTCGCTGGTGCACAGTTGGGAATCCGCGTGAGAGGCAGCCTTGTGGTTGGGAACCCTGTCGCAGACCCCTTTGCACCCCGAGTTGTTGTCAGTCCACATGACACTGATGCCAGCGCGTTGAAGCACGTCGAGCAGCCCTTCTCGGCTCTTGGCCAAGCCATCTTTGTACTGGGCCTTACCCACGTCCAGGAACATGCATGGCAGCGAGACCGCGGTAGCGGTACCGCAGGAGCTCACGTTCGTGAAGCTAATGACATTTCGCTTTTCTAGTTCCGGATTCGTTTCACGGGAGTAGCCGTTGAGGGAGAAGTTGGCGGAGCGAGCGGTCTCTCCTACTGCCAGTACCAGCAGCCTGGGTTTACGAGCCGCACCCTGTCGATTAACTACCGCATCAGTACCAATGGCCGTCAGCGTTTTAGGTGAGGCCAGCTGACGCTTCAGGTACCCATGGCCAGCCGCAAACAAGTTGGTAGGTACCAGAATCAGCCGGATCTCCCGATTGTTGCGCAGCAAGGAGGCATACGACTGGTACTGACTCAACGCGATGCCAGATAAGGTCAACAGAGCGAGCGACAGAGCAATGAACCTGCTGACCAAAGCTTTGGCCCAAGGCTTGCGCCGGAGGGGAACCCGGGCAATCAGGTAGACGGGCAACACCCCAACCATTGCGACCCAAAGACCGAGCTTCCAATTCAGCAGCTCGGTTGCCTCAGCGACGTCGGTCTCCACAACGTTGGTGAACATTGTGTAATCGATCACGATGCCGTAGGCATTCATGAAGTAACTCGCAAAAGACGCGCTGATCAGTACCAGGCACAGTATGGGTTTGGCCAGCCGCCCCCATGACAGCAAGCTCAGAACGGTAAACACCCATGCGAATACTATGACTGGGAGGCTAGCCGCTAGCTGCCAGTTCACTTCATCGGTTTTGAATACCAGCTTCCAGAGCACGTTCCAGAGCTCAGCGTTCGCGAATAGCAGTAACCAAAAAGTCACCAGGCCGATTAGCAAATTAGTACTGATGCCTTTCTGCCGCGCATTGCGAATAGCAAAGATCCATTTGCTTAACAGGGTGTGAACAATGGATTTGGAAGGTGTCATTATCAAACTCTGGAAGCTGCTTATCCATGGCGGTAGCTATGGAGTTAGCGGGAGCTACAAGGCAAACCGTCGACAGATGCTGAGCGATTGCGCAATGTGCGGAGCGTCAGAGGCCTTAGGCCCCTAGGCGTTGGGGACGCTTAGTATGTGTGAGGCATAGGGATAAAAAGAGAAATGAATCTCGCTGAGCGCATTATTTCCGGGACCTGATAACGACACGATGACCTCGGGATTACAATGCTGACAGAAATCCAATTACTGCTGTTTTGATTGTCATTGATCACGCTATGATCAAAATTAGGGGGATACTACCCACCAAAAGCAATGCTCCGCTCAGCTAGATAAATTTAATTTCACAAACAAAACGGTTTCGTTTTGTCGTAGGCTAATTTTGAACTTTCAATTCAACTTACAAGTCTTTCTCGCGAGCAGAATATTATTTTCAACTTTTGCTCGTTAATATGTCACCCATCAATGAGGGGCGAATACCATGAGCTTTTTCAAAAACATCCTGGGCGGGCACCATGGCCGTGGAAACCACGGTGGAGGCAAGCACCACAGCGGGGGACATGGGGCCGAGCAATATGATCGCCATGGCCGGCAGCAGGGCTGCGACGGCGGTAATCAGGTGTATGACGGCGGGCGCCCTCCCACTCCTGCCCCCATCAAAGATCTGCAGGGCTGCAGGCAGTGCCGGACGGCCAACGATCCGTCAGCACGCTTTTGTCTAAACTGCGGAACACCGCTATCGAGTGGTTGCACCGCCTGCGGCTCGCTGCTGAGTGCAGGAGCAAGATTTTGCAGTCACTGTGGCCAAGCGACGCTCTAAGGCTAGGTAGACAGGAAGGCCAACGAGACCACAACCCTGCGCAAGGAGAAATACGTGGGTTCAAATCATGACCATGGCAGCGCTGCAGTACGCGAGGGGCATCAGAAGAAGCTAATCATGGCGCTCGGCTTGACTGGCAGCTTCATGATTGCAGAAGTGATCGGTGCGTGGATTACCGGCAGCCTGGCGCTGCTGTCGGACGCATCTCACATGTTCACAGATACTGCCGCCTTGGCGATCTCACTGATTGCACTTCAGATAGCCAAGCGGCCGGCGGATCAGAAAAGAACCTTCGGCTATGCGCGCCTGGAAATTCTGGCTTCGACGTTCAACGCCGTGCTGCTCTTCCTGGTGGCGATGTACATCTTGTATGAGGCCTACCAGCGCTTCTTCATGCCGGCGGAGATCGCTACCGGAGCGATGATGTGGATCGCAATCGCCGGCCTGATCATCAACCTAATTTCGATGCGCCTTCTGGCATCTGCGAGCAACGAAAGCCTCAACGTCAAAGGAGCCTACCTCGAAGTTTGGAGCGACATGCTCGGCTCGCTTGGCGTAATCATCGCGGCACTTATCATCCGCTTCACCGGCTGGACCTGGGTCGACACGATTGTCGCTGTGGCGATCGGCCTTTGGGTTCTGCCGCGGACGTGGCAGTTGCTTCGCGAAAGCCTGGGGATCCTCATGGAGGGTGTCCCGAGGGGGCTCGACGTTACGGCAATCGAGGCCACCATCCTCGGAGTAGATGGCGTGACGGACGTTCATGACTTGCACGTGTGGGCTGTCAGCAGTGGCAGTAACGTGATGACGTCGCACGTAGTGGTTCGGGATTCTGCAGATGGGGATGCTGTGTTGGCGGCCGTCGTGGATGCTGTCAGCGATGCATTCGAAATCCATCACTGCACCATCCAGATCGAGCGGGCAGCTTTCCACGAGAGCGTTCCCTCACCCTCGCACTGACCGATCGGTAAACACCATGCAAACACATCACCCTCCTGGCTGAGGGTGATGTTGCAAAAAAAATGCGGTGAGGGATGCCGTAAACGGCAAGAGCGCTTCAAGGGGGTTGGTGAATGGCTTCGCCTGCCCTCGTCAACAACCTCCAGAAGGCTCAGCGATGGCCTGGATCATCACGAAGTACCTACTCACTGCCGGTATAGTGATTCTCGTGTCAGAGCTGGCGAAACGCAGCGACAAGCTGGGCGGCTTGGTCGCCGCCCTACCCTTGGTCACGGTCGTGACGTTGGTCTGGCTCTATTTAGAGAACCAGAGCATGGAGAAGATCTCCAACCATGCTTGGTACACGTTCTGGTACGTGCTTCCGACCCTACCGATGTTTATTGCTTTTCCATTGCTGCTACCTAAGCTCGGCTTTTGGCCGACACTGATCAGCAGCATCCTCATCACAATGGCCAGCTTCGGAGGCTTCGCCATACTGCTGCGCCGGTTCGGCATTGAGCTTCTATGATCCGGTGGCCGCAGGGATCATCTTGATGAGTCTTAACGGCTATTAACACACTCGCCCTTCACCAGGTAGCGAACCATGTGCAGTTCGCCTTTCGAGTCTTCGTAGGTCATCATGCTTCTTACATTACCGCAGTACCGCACACTGGGTGATACATACACCAACTTACCAACGTCCAGGTCCATGCCATAGGCGTAGTCTTCTAGTTGAGGCATGGGCTTTTTTACGCGTTGAGCATAATCCGCTGTAGCCTCTCTAGCAGTACGCTCGATGCGTTTATTGATCTCCATACCGCTTTGGGCATTGGCTGTTAGTGATGTAAAGAGCAAAAACACGGCGATCGCTGATACAGTAGTGTTCATAAGAAGTCCCTTAATAAAAAAGCGCCCGTAGGGGGGCGCTAAAATTCACCTACCAAAGGAGCGTATGGTTTACAGGTGAATGCACTGGCGCGAACAACTGCTCGGTGCTCTTGCCAAGCTGCTTTGAAATGAGACAATTTCCAAAGCAGCGATGCCTCTTCCGCTGCCCTTAAACTAGCAAAGGAGGCTAACACCAAGATGATCGGGCAATTACAATTTGGACATGTAATAGATTGTAAGATAATTATTCGAGAGAATATCGAGCCGCCACGTGAACTAATTTGCAGAAAGGCGCTGCGGTTTGCGGCCGTGCATGGGGTCTGCCTGCGTGGCGCCCTCGATCCAAGGCCAGTACCAGTCCTTGCAAGCTAACGACCGAAATGCTGCCTGTCCTGGCCGATTCCACCTGCCAGGCGAATCTGTCATACACCGCCGCAGGCCCCAGAATCCGCTATGCTTAGGGGTGGAGCCTGCATGACTGTCAGAAATCTTGCGGCTACATTACAAATTTGTAGGATTTCGCCGCGGCCAGCTTCTTCGCGTTAAGATTCAAGCGTCCTCAGGTGACCCGGCGTATGGACAGAGGTAGCGACTACCACATGCCATACCCTCAGCCAAACTTTCGAACAGCCTGCAACCATAATCTTGGCGGATTAGGCCAACTCCTTCCTCACACCTTGAGATAAGTTATGCGCGTTCTAGTTGTGGAAGACGAAATTAAAACTGCCGAATATCTTCAGCAGGGCCTATCCGAAAGCGGGTATGTCGTAGATATCGTGCACAACGGTGTAGATGCTCTGCACTTGTTCAACACTAATGTCTATTCGTTGGTCCTCCTGGACGTGAACCTCCCGGGTATCGACGGCTGGGACCTGCTGGAAACCATCCGTAAGACCAGCCGGGTCCGCATCATCATGCTGACCGCCCGCGGACGCATCAATGACAAGCTCAAGGGCTTGGACGGCGGCGCGGATGACTACCTTGTGAAGCCATTCGAATTCCCTGAGCTGCTTGCTCGCATCCGTTCGCTGCAACGCCGTGGTGATGAGTTAGTCGAGAAGAGCTCGCTGAAAATTGCCGATCTGGAACTCGACTCCGTCCGCCATCGCGTCTTCCGCGGTGGCACACGCATCGATCTCACCACCAAGGAATTTGCGCTTCTGCACCTGCTCATGAGCCGAACGGGCGAAGCGCTGACTCGCTCTCAGATCATCTCGTTGGTCTGGGATATGAATTTCGATTGCGACACCAATGTCATCGATGTAGCCATCCGGCGCTTGCGCTCGAAGATCGATGACCCGTTTGAAACCAAGCTCATTCACACGCTTCGTGGCGTTGGGTACGTTTTTGAGGAACGCGCATGAGGCCATTCAGCCTGGCTGCAAAGCTGGGGTTAAAAGTTGGGTTGATGAGCGCAGCGTTGCTGCTTCTGTTCGCCACCTTTGGCTATCTGATGGTAGGCAAGGCTCTGGAAAGAAATGCCAGAGCAGACCTGGAAGTAAAGATGGCGGGGATGGCTCACAACCTGTCCACCATCCCGGACATCTCCGGCGTCAACGCGGATGCGCATCAGCTTGTCGATTTGGTCATGGGCCACAACAACCTGTATGTGAGCATATTCGATACCTCACAGAATCAGACTCCCCTGCTCTCGATTGGCTCGAAACAGGTCAATCTGGAGGTGCACAAGTTTCAGCCGGCGGCCCAGCCCAAAGAGCACGAATGGCGTGATACGCAGGACCGTCCTCTGCTGAGTGCTTCTCGAATCATGCGTTTGGGCGATGGAACAGAGGTCAGCGTCTATATGACCATGGACCAGTCATCCAGTGAGGCGCTGCTCGATGCGTTGCTGACCTGGGCCTTGATGATGTCCCCCGTCATCCTCGCACTGATCTTGGCCATTGGCTGGTGGACTGTGCGCAGAGGCCTGCTACCACTGACCAAGTTCCTCAAGATCGCCTCGAAAATCTCAACCGAGAGCCTCGACCATCGCCTTCCAACTGATGGGATGCCGGCAGAACTCAAAATGCTCGCCGACGGCATCAACATCATGCTGGCTCGCCTGGATGATGGGGTTCAGCAGCTCTCGCAGTTTTCTGACGACCTTGCTCACGAACTTCGAGCACCGCTTTCCAACCTGATGGGCAAGGCCCAGGTTGCCTTGACCAGAGAACGATCGCTTTCCGAGTACCGGGAGGTTCTGGAGTCGTGCACAGAAGAGCTGGACCGCATGAGCCGCATGGTTTCCGACATGCTGTTCTTGGCCCAGGTCAGTCATCCAGCATCAATGGTGGAGTTCGAATCCGTCTCCTTGGTCGACGAGGTTCAGCGAGTGTGCGAGCTCTTCAGCATTTCAGCAGAAGAAGGCGAGATTCAGCTGCAGATCTCCGGCAGTGATGACGTGGTGCGCGGGAATCGCCTGATGGTTCAACGTGCCGTCTCGAATCTGGTCTCGAACGCGATCCGTTACTGCCCTCGCGGCCGCACGGTCTACGTTAAGGTGCAGCATAGTGCGAGCGGTACGACGTTGAGTGTCGGCAACCCCGGCCGTGGTATTGCCAAGGAACACCACGCGCACTTGTTTGAGCGGTTCTACCGTGTGGACAAGAGCCGAGCACGGAGCGAAGGCGGTACCGGTCTTGGCTTGGCCATTGTGCAGTCGATCATGAGTCTGCACCAGGGATCGGCGAGCGTGGAGGTGACCGAAGAAAACTTCACCTGGTTCCACCTTCACTTTCCGGAAGCCCAGCAAATGCAGCCGGCAATGACCGCCGCTTAAATTGCGCAGACACGATTAGGCCCGTCAATCGACGGGCCTTTTGTTTGCCTCAATGCATCAGTGCCGAAGGACCACAGGGTCCATGGGCGACCGCAGAATCACCGACTTAATAATCTTCTGTTCGTCAGGATTGGCGTTTTTCCACAGGTGTGAGAAGTACTGAGCATTCACTTTCTCTTGAGCACTTACGCTGCCGGCGGCATCGATCAGGCG from Pseudomonas putida includes the following:
- a CDS encoding heavy metal response regulator transcription factor, which produces MRVLVVEDEIKTAEYLQQGLSESGYVVDIVHNGVDALHLFNTNVYSLVLLDVNLPGIDGWDLLETIRKTSRVRIIMLTARGRINDKLKGLDGGADDYLVKPFEFPELLARIRSLQRRGDELVEKSSLKIADLELDSVRHRVFRGGTRIDLTTKEFALLHLLMSRTGEALTRSQIISLVWDMNFDCDTNVIDVAIRRLRSKIDDPFETKLIHTLRGVGYVFEERA
- a CDS encoding heavy metal sensor histidine kinase produces the protein MRPFSLAAKLGLKVGLMSAALLLLFATFGYLMVGKALERNARADLEVKMAGMAHNLSTIPDISGVNADAHQLVDLVMGHNNLYVSIFDTSQNQTPLLSIGSKQVNLEVHKFQPAAQPKEHEWRDTQDRPLLSASRIMRLGDGTEVSVYMTMDQSSSEALLDALLTWALMMSPVILALILAIGWWTVRRGLLPLTKFLKIASKISTESLDHRLPTDGMPAELKMLADGINIMLARLDDGVQQLSQFSDDLAHELRAPLSNLMGKAQVALTRERSLSEYREVLESCTEELDRMSRMVSDMLFLAQVSHPASMVEFESVSLVDEVQRVCELFSISAEEGEIQLQISGSDDVVRGNRLMVQRAVSNLVSNAIRYCPRGRTVYVKVQHSASGTTLSVGNPGRGIAKEHHAHLFERFYRVDKSRARSEGGTGLGLAIVQSIMSLHQGSASVEVTEENFTWFHLHFPEAQQMQPAMTAA